TCACCCGCCAGCTCATGGTCCACGCCGCCGGAAGCGCCGCGGACACCCGCCGTGCCGCCGCCCGTTCCCGTGTCGCCGTCCTCAACGACCGCGAACGCGAGGTCGCCGTCGCCGTCGGCCGCGGCGCCTCCAACGCGGAGATCGCCGCCGAACTCTTCATGAGCGTCCCCACCGTCAAGACGCACGTCTCCCGCGTCCTCGCCAAGCTGCACCTCAACAACCGTGTGCAGATCGCCCTGTTGACGTACGACGCGGGGTTGCTGGAGGAGGACGGGGACGCCTGAGCGGTCTCGGGGTTGTCGGGTGCGGGTCCGGTGGGGCTGGTCGCGCAGTTCCCCGCGCCCTGAAAGAGGCCTGCGGCCCTTTCGGGGAAAGCACGGGGCGCAGCCCCTGCTTTTCAGGGGCGCGGGGAACTGCGGAGCCCACCGGACCCGCACGCGCTGATGAAACCGCATCCCCCACCCCGGGGCGAACCGGGCCACGCCGGAGGCTACTCCCGCCCGCCCGCGATCTCCCCCAGATTCACCGGCCGGTGCTCCCGCCGCGACACCTCGCACGCCTCCGCGACCCGCAACGCCTGCAACGCCTCCCGCCCGTCGCACGGATTCGCCCGCTCCCCCCGCACCACCTCCACGAACGCCGCGATCTCCGCCTCGTACGCCGCGGCGAACCGCTCCAGGAACCCGGTCCACGGCTTGTCCGCCGGCGGCGGCCCGCTCGGCTCGGTGGACGCCACCGGCGTACGGTCGTCCAGCCCGACCACCACGGTGTCCAGCTCCCCGGCCAGCTCCAGCCGCACGTCGTACCCGGCCCCGTTCACCCGCGCCGCCGTGGCCGTGACCAGCGTGCCGTCCTCCAGCGTGAGCAGGGCGGCGGCCGTGTCGAGGTCGTGCGCCTCCCGGAACATCGGATGCCCGACGTCCGACCCGGTCGCGTAGACCGTGGCGACCTCGCGCCCGGTCACCCACCGCACGATGTCGAAGTCATGGATCAGGGTGTCCCGGTAGATCCCGCCGGAGACCGGGAGATACGCGGCGGGCGGCGGTGTCTGGTCGGCCGTCAGCGCCCGTACGGTGTGCAGCCGCCCGAGCCGGCCCGCGCGCACCGCCTCCCGCGCGGTGACATAGCCGGAGTCGAAGCGCCGCTGGAAGCCCATCTGCAGCACCGTCCCGGCCGCGTCGACCTCGGTCAGCGCCGCTAACGTGCCCGGCAGGTCCACGGCGACGGGTTTCTCGCAGAAGACCGGCAGTCCCGAGCGTGCTGCCCGACCGATCAGTTCGCCGTGGGCCGACGTCGCGGCCGTTATCACCACGGCGTCCACACCCCAGGTGAAGATCTCGTCCACCCCCGGCGCCACCGTCTCGCCGAGGCGGTCCGCGAGGTCATGGGCCCGAGTCGTGTCGACGTCCGTGATGATCAGAGAGCCGACATCACGGTGGCGGCTGAGGGTGGTCGCGTGGAACGTCCCGATGCGACCCGCCCCGATGAGTCCGATGCGCATGGGAAACAAAGTGGGGTCGTACCCGCCGCCGTGTCAATGCTTTGTCCGGACAACCGAACTACGCAACTTCCCGTCACCACATACCGGGGCTACGCTCGGCGGGTGCCGAAACCAGAAGTGGCTCCGACCGTGTCGCTCCAGCTCAGCGTCGACCGCAGCAGTCCGGTCCCGCTCTACTTCCAGCTGTCCCAGCAGCTGGAGGCCGCGATCGAGCACGGCGAGCTGACCCCGGGCAGTCTGCTGGGCAACGAGATCGAACTCGCCGCACGCCTCGGCCTGTCCCGCCCGACCGTCCGCCAGGCCATCCAGTCCCTCGTCGACAAGGGCCTGCTCGTACGCCGCCGAGGTGTGGGCACCCAGGTCGTCCACAGCCAGGTCAAACGCCCCCTGGAACTGAGCAGCCTCTACGACGACCTGGAGGCCGCGGGCCAGCGTCCGGCCACCCGTGTCCTGGCCAACACCACCGTCGCGGCCTCCGCCGAGGTCGCCGCCGCACTCGCCGTCGCGGAGGGCGGCGAAGTCCACCGGATCGAGCGACTCCGTCTGGCCCACGGCGAGCCCATGGCCTACCTCTGCAACTACCTCCCCGCCGACCTCCTCGACCTCGACTCCCCCCAGCTGGAGGCCACCGGCCTCTACCGCCTCATGCGCACCGCAGGCATCACCCTGCACAGCGCCCGCCAGACCATCGGCGCCAGATCCGCCACCCCGGAGGAGGCCGACCGCCTGGGAGAGCCGGAGCACGCCCCGCTGCTGACCATGCAGCGCACCACGTTCGACGACACCGGCCGCGCCGTCGAATACGGCACCCACATCTACCGGGCGTCGCGTTACTCGTTCGACTTCCAGCTGCTGGTGAGGGCGTAGAAAGCTGGAGGAGCAGGTGGCGAAGCCCCTGCTCCTCCAGGGGCGCGGGGCTGTGTCGATATGCGGCTCCGCCGCGTGGGCGCGAGAAGCCCCACCGGCCCGCACCCGAAAAACAACCCACGGCACCCCCCGCCCCCACGCCGCACCCGGCGGAGCGCTAAGGCAGAATCGGCACGATGAGCACTTACCGCGACTTCACCCACCGCGGCTCCGCGCGGGCCACCGTCCTGCGGACCGTGGGAACGCGCGAGCGCCGCTCCCATCTGACGGCCCCCCGCGTCCCCACCGTCGGCATCGACATCGGCGGCACGAAGGTGATGGCGGGCGTCGTGGACGCCGACGGCAACATCCTGGAGAAGCTCCGCACGGAGACCCCGGACAAGTCGAAGAGCCCCCAGGTCGTCGAGGACACCATCACCGAACTGGTCCTGGACCTCTCCGACCGGCACGATGTGCACGCCGTCGGCATCGGTGCCGCCGGCTGGGTGGACGCGGACCGCAACCGCGTACTGTTCGCTCCCCATCTGTCCTGGCGCAACGAGCCGCTGCGCGACCGCCTCGCCGGCCGTCTGGCCGTGCCCGTGCTGGTCGACAACGACGCCAACGCCGCCGCCTGGGCCGAGTGGCGCTTCGGCGCCGGCCGCGACGAGGACCACCTGGTCATGATCACGCTCGGCACCGGCATCGGCGGCGCGATCCTGGAGGACGGCCAGGTCAAGCGCGGCAAGTTCGGCGTCGCGGGCGAGTTCGGCCATATGCAGGTGGTGCCCGGCGGCCACCGCTGCCCGTGCGGCAACCGCGGCTGCTGGGAGCAGTACAGCTCCGGGAACGCCCTGGTCAGAGAGGCCCGCGAGCTGGCCGCGGCCGACTCCCCGGTGGCATACGGGATCATCGAGCACGTCAAGGGGAACATCGGCGACATCACCGGCCCGATGATCACCGAGCTGGCCCGCGACGGCGACGCGATGTGCATCGAACTGCTCCAGGACATCGGCCAGTGGCTCGGCGTCGGCATCGCCAACCTGGCCGCCGCCCTCGACCCGTCCTGCTTCGTCATCGGCGGCGGTGTCTCGGCCGCCGACGACCTGCTGATCGGCCCCGCCCGGGACGCCTTCCGCCGCCACCTCACCGGCCGCGGCTACCGCCCCGAGGCCCGCATCGCACGCGCCCAGCTCGGACCCGAGGCCGGCATGGTGGGAGCCGCCGACCTCGCCCGGCTCGTCGCCCGCCGCTTCCGCCGCGCCAACCGGCGCAGAGTCGAGCGGTACGAGCGCTACGCGCGGTACGTGGAGGCCCGCCGCACCACCCAGGACTCCGCGTGACCGCCTCGGTGCCGCACCAGGGCTCCTCACCCGAGGAGCCGGAGCGGCCCGCCGAGGACCGCCGGCACCGCATCCGCCGCCGGGCGATCACCCTGTCGATCATCGTGCTGCTCATCGGCGTACCCGCCGGCTACCTGGTGATCTCCGCCAACCAGAGCCGCGACAGCGGCAAGGACAAGGAGGAGAAGTACTCGGCGACCGGCCTCACCGCCCACTGGCCCTCCCGGGTCCAGCAGCGCCTCTACCAGGTGCCGATCCCGCCGTACTCCAAGCACGTCGCGTACTACGAGACGAACAACTGGAAGACCAGCCGTCTCTATGTGCAGTTCTATACGAGCAACGAGGGCCTGGAGAGCTTCCTCAACCAGATCGGCGCCGCCACGGGCGATCTGAAGCAGGACAAGATGGCCGTCAACGCCCGTGACCGGGGGATCGTCGGCTGGGACTTCACCGGCTCCGGCCCCTGGTACGGCCTCGTCAACCACCAGAAGAACCCCGCCCCCACCCATGACATCGTGGTGAACCGGACGAACCCGGACCATCCGATGGTGTACGTGGTGTCACGGACAGTGCCCTGACCAGCACGGACACCGGTCGGGGGCGGGCGCGCGCCCGGACGTCGGGACCCGTTGTCAGACCCCGCCCGTAGAGTCGGAGGCAACTGATCGAGTCGACGGGCGTCGACCGGTGTCGACGGGCGGGGAGGTGACCGGACACATGCGGGACATGGCTGTACCCGAGGTCGACACGACCCTGCCCGCGCGGACGGCCACCGCCGCGCGGACCTCCGTCCCCGTCCGGCTGGCCGCCGTCTTCCTCCCGGCCCCACTGCCCCGGCACGGCCGGTTCGCGTTCTGGGACCCGGCGGGCGGCGGCCCGCCCCCCGACCCCACCGAGGACCTCACGGTCGTACGACCGCACGGCTCCGGAGCCCGCCGGAGCACCGTCCCCGCCGTCCGCCTCACCGTCGGCGAAGCCCTCCCCCTGCTCACCCGCGCCCGGCGCGACCCCGCCGCCCATCCCGCCACGGCCTGCTGGGGCGCCGCCGCCCTGCACGCGCTGCGGCTGATCGCCCGAGGCCGGCTGCTGCCGGGACTGACCACCGAGGGGTACGACGCCTGGCGCGCGGGACCGCTCGACCCGGACGACATCGCCCACCTCAGGGCCGTCGCCGCGGCCCTGCCGTACGAGGGCCATGCCGTGCCCCTGCCCGGCAAGGGGCCGCTCAGGCTGCCCGAGCCCGAGTCGCTGATGCGGTCCTTCCTGGACGCGGTCGCCGACACCCTGCCACGCGGCCCGGCCGCGCCGTACGTCTCCGGGAAACCCTTCGCCGCGCACACCGGACAGCGGCTCCCGCACGCACGCGACTGGGCGGCCGAGGTCGCCGCCGGCATGGACGCGGGCGTCCGGATCTCCCTGCGCCTGGACCTGTCGGCGTACGACCTCTTCGACGACAGCGAAGGCGCCCCGCGCGCGGGCGCCGCCGTCGTCCAGGTGCACAGCCTCGCCGACCCCACCCTCGTCGCCGACGCGGCGGCGCTGTGGGCGGGGGACGCGGACACGACGTTCGGGCCCCGCGCCCGCGTCGACGCAGCCCTCGCCGTGCGCCGCGCGGCCCGCGTCTGGCCGCCCCTGGAGCGGCTCTCCGAGCAGGACGTACCCGACGTCCTCGCCCTCTCCGAGGACGAGCTGTCCGATCTGCTGGGCGTCGCCGCGACCCGCCTCGGCGCGGCCGGAGTCGCGGTCCACTGGCCCCGGGACCTGGCCCACGACCTCGCCGCCCGCGCGGAGGTACGCCCCGCGCCCGGCTCCGCCACGGACGGCACCGGCTTCTTCGAGAGCGAGGAACTGCTGCGTTTCCGCTGGCAGTTGGCGCTCGGCGGCGACCCGCTCACCGAGGCCGAGATGGACACCCTCGCCGAGGCCCACCGCCCGATCGTCCGGCTGCGCGACCAGTGGGTCCTCGTCGACCCGGCCCTCGTCCGCAAGGCCCGCAAACGCGAACTGGGCCTGCTCGACCCGGTGGACGCCCTCTCGGTGGCCCTCACCGGCACCGCCGAGGTCGACGGCGAGACGGTGGAGGCGGTGCCGGTGGGCACGCTGGCGACCCTGCGGGACCGCCTGACCGCCGGGATCGGCACCGTGGACCCGCCCCCGGGCCTCCACGCCACCCTCCGCGACTACCAACTCCGGGGCCTGGCCTGGCTGGACCTCATGACCTCCCTCGGCCTCGGCGGCTGCCTCGCCGACGACATGGGCCTCGGCAAGACGATCACCGTCATCGCCCTGCATCTGCGCCGCGCCCGCCCCGCACCCACCCTCGTCGTCTGCCCCGCCTCCCTGCTCGGCAACTGGCAGCGCGAGATCACCCGCTTCGCCCCCGGAGTCCCCGTCCGCCGCTTCCACGGCCCCGACCGCACCCTCGACGGCCTCCACGACACCGAGGGCGGCGGCTTCGTCCTCACCACCTACGGCACCATGCGCTCGACCGCCGCCCACCTCGCCGAGCAGGACTGGGGCATGGTCGTCGCCGACGAGGCCCAGCACGTCAAGAACCCCTTCTCGGCGACGGCGAAGGCTCTGCGCACCATCCCGACGCCCGCGCGCGTGGCCCTGACCGGCACCCCCGTCGAGAACAACCTCTCGGAGCTCTGGGCCCTCCTCGACTGGACCACCCCCGGGCTCCTCGGCCCCCTGAAGTCCTTCCGCGCCCGGCACGCCCGCGCCGTGGAGAACGGCGAGAACCCCGGCCACGACGAGGCCGTGGCCCGCCTCGCCCGCCTGGTCCGCCCCTTCCTCCTGCGCCGCAAGAAGTCCGACCCGGGCATCGTCCCCGAGCTCCCGCCCAAGACCGAGACCGACCACCCCGTCCCCCTCACCCGCGAACAGGCCGCCCTGTACGAGGCCGTGGTCCGCGAATCGCTGCTCGCCATCGAGACGGCCGAGGGCATCGCCCGCCGGGGCCTGGTCCTGAAACTCCTGGGCGCCCTGAAGCAGATCTGCGACCACCCGGCGCTCTATCTCAAGGAGGAGCCGGGCACCGCCACCGGCGACCGGTTCGCCGCCCGCTCCGGCAAACTGGCCCTGCTGGACGAGCTGGTGGACACCCTGCTCTCCGAGGACGGCTCCGCGCTGGTCTTCACCCAGTACGTCGGCATGGCCCGGCTGATCACCGCGCACCTCGCCGCCCGCGCGGTCCCCGTCGAGCTGCTGCACGGCGGTACGCCGGTCAAGGACCGCGAACACATGGTGGACCGCTTCCAGAGCGGGGCGACACCGGTCCTCGTCCTGTCCCTGAAGGCGGCGGGCACCGGCCTCAACCTCACCCGCGCGGGCCATGTCGTCCACTTCGACCGCTGGTGGAACCCGGCCGTCGAGGAGCAGGCCACCGACCGCGCCTACCGCATCGGCCAGACCCAGCCCGTCCAGGTCCACCGCCTCATCACCGAAGGCACCATCGAGGACCGCATCGCCGAGATGCTGGAGTCCAAGCGCGCCCTCTCCGACGCCGTCCTCGGCTCCGGCGAGACCGCCCTCACCGAACTGACCGACCGCGAACTGACCGACCTGGTCTCCCTGCGGAGGCCGGGGTGACCGCGGGCGCGGAGGGTGCGCGAGAGCGCGCGGAGAAGGCCGAGCGGACCGGCGACGAGACGGCGGCCGTCGAGCCGCAGCCCGGGACGAGGAGCACGGACGGGCCCGGGAACGCGGACGGGCCGGACCCCGCTGCCGGGACACGGCCCGCCGACATCGCCCGCCGGGCACTGCGAGCCGCCCGGGACCGGGACCGGTACGGCGCCGAGGCCGTCGACCACCAGGGGCCGGACCCCGCGCCGGAAGCCGAGGAGCCGAGGCCGGACGGGGCATCCGGCGACAGACCTGCCCCTTCGACCGCTTCCCGGACCGCCCCTCGGGCCCCCGCTCGGCCCGGCGACAGGGCGCGGGAGGCATTGCGCAGAGCCACGGACCGGTCCCCCGCCGAGCCCGCCGTGCCCGGGGAGTCCGGGCACGATGCCGGGTCCGACCCCGCCGTCCGGGCCGACGAGGGAGGCAGGCCCGCCGCGCGCCCCGGCGACATCGCCCGCGAGGCCTTGCGAGCCGCGCGCGACGCGGCCGTGCGGGCCCGGGGCGAGGCGGAGGACACGCACACCGACGCGGAGACCACGCGTGCCGAGACCGCCGACCGGGAAGGCCGCACTTCCCGACGGACGACGACGGGACGGGACCGGAGCACCGGACGGCACTCCGCCGCAGGAGCCCGTGCCCGCGAGCTACGCGAACTGCTCGCCGACGCCTTCAAGTTGCCCCCCGACGAGCCGGAGCGGGAACCGCAACCCGACCGCGCCCCGGACCACGACCTCGCCCCCACCCCCGACCCCGCCCCCGACGAGACCGGCACCACCCCCCGCGTCCCCCGCACGATGGCCGCCCCGTCCCGGGACGGCGAACTGCGGCGTACGTTCCGCCCGTTCCCGCCGCGCCCCTCCACCGGGGAGCCCTTCGCGGGGAGTTGGTGGGGCAACGCCTGGGTGACGGCGCTGGAGGAGGGCGCGCTGGACTCGGCACGGCTGGCACGTGGGCGGGTCTACGCCGACAAGGGGCACGTGGACGCGATCACCGTCACCCCTGGCCTGGTGCTAGCGTACGTACACGGAAGCAGACCACGGCCGTACCGGGTGCAACTGAGCCTGCGCACCCTGGACGACGACGCATGGGACCGCTTCCTGGACGCGGCGGCGGACCACCCGGGCCATATCGCCGCCCTGCTGGACAAGGAACTGCCGCACGCCCTCTCCGACCCCGCGGGCGAGCCGGGCGTGCGCCTGCTGCCCGGCCCCGGAGAGCTGGAACCCCGGTGCAGCTGCCCCGACTTCGGACACCCCTGCAAGCACGCGGCGGCGCTCTGCTACCAGACGGCGCGCTTGCTGGACGAGGACCCGTTCGTGCTGTTGCTGCTGCGGGGCCGGGGCGAGCGGGAGCTGATCGACGCGCTGTCGCGGCGGAACGCGGCCCGCGCGGCGCGGGCCGCACAGACCCGGGAACCCGCCCCACTCCCCGGAGTCCTGGCCCGCGACGCCCTCGCCCCACGCACCCTCCCGCCGCTGCCCGCCCCGTCGCCCCCGCCGCCGCACCCGCAGCAGCCCCCGGTGTACCCGGGCGCGCCCGGCGGCCCGGACCCGTTCGCGTTGGACCAGCTGGCCACGGACGCCGCCGCCCGAGCCCACGCGCTGCTCACCACGGGGCGCGACGCGGTGGCCGAACTGACGCTGTGGCAGGACGCGGTACGCCTCGCCGCGGCCCGCCCCGGCTCCGGTCTCACCGCCACCACCCGCGCCCTCTACTCCTCCCTGGCCGCCGCCACCGGACGCACCCCCGCCGACCTGGCCCGCGCGGTCGCCGCCTGGCGCCAGGGCGGACTCGAAGGCCTGGCCGTCCTGGAGGAGCCCTGGGACCCGCCGGCCGGCCGCTTCGACCGCGCCCGCCCCCTGCTCCTCGCCGCCGACCTCCCTGCCTTCCGCCCCCGCCGCAACCACCTCACCCACCCCCACGGCCACCTCCAACTCCGCCTCGGCCGCGACGGCCTCTGGTACGCCTACGAGTCCGAACCGGGCCACGACGACTGGTGGCCCAGAGGCACCCCGGACCTCGACCCGGTCGGCGCCCTGACGGGCCTGGGCACCGCTGACGACTGACGGCTCCGCGCGACGACACGCATCCCACAACCCGCGACACGCAGGGAAATTTGTTCGATGCCCGGGGCGCCCGGTTCCTGACGGTGTGACGACCACCCCGTGACCTGCGATCCGGTGAAGACGATGTGAGAGTTGCCCGCTGATGTTCGGGAGCCGCCCGGGCCGATTCGGGGGCCTGGGACCGAGCACGGAGGAAGGGACGTTAGCGTGGAGCGGTGAGTGAGACGCAGACCCCCGCCCTCCAGTACCGGTTCGACGGGCCGGACGACGCCCCGGTCCTGATCCTCGGGCCCTCGCTCGGCACGACCTGGCACATGTGGGACCGCCAGATCCCCGAACTGACCAAGCAGTGGCGGATCTTCCGCTTCGATCTGCCGGGGCACGGTGGTGCGCCCGCCTACCCCGGCGGGTCGGTCACCGAGTTGGCGGCGCGGCTGCTGGCGACGCTCGACGC
The sequence above is drawn from the Streptomyces griseiscabiei genome and encodes:
- a CDS encoding ROK family glucokinase; the encoded protein is MSTYRDFTHRGSARATVLRTVGTRERRSHLTAPRVPTVGIDIGGTKVMAGVVDADGNILEKLRTETPDKSKSPQVVEDTITELVLDLSDRHDVHAVGIGAAGWVDADRNRVLFAPHLSWRNEPLRDRLAGRLAVPVLVDNDANAAAWAEWRFGAGRDEDHLVMITLGTGIGGAILEDGQVKRGKFGVAGEFGHMQVVPGGHRCPCGNRGCWEQYSSGNALVREARELAAADSPVAYGIIEHVKGNIGDITGPMITELARDGDAMCIELLQDIGQWLGVGIANLAAALDPSCFVIGGGVSAADDLLIGPARDAFRRHLTGRGYRPEARIARAQLGPEAGMVGAADLARLVARRFRRANRRRVERYERYARYVEARRTTQDSA
- a CDS encoding sugar kinase; the protein is MTASVPHQGSSPEEPERPAEDRRHRIRRRAITLSIIVLLIGVPAGYLVISANQSRDSGKDKEEKYSATGLTAHWPSRVQQRLYQVPIPPYSKHVAYYETNNWKTSRLYVQFYTSNEGLESFLNQIGAATGDLKQDKMAVNARDRGIVGWDFTGSGPWYGLVNHQKNPAPTHDIVVNRTNPDHPMVYVVSRTVP
- a CDS encoding Gfo/Idh/MocA family oxidoreductase, producing MRIGLIGAGRIGTFHATTLSRHRDVGSLIITDVDTTRAHDLADRLGETVAPGVDEIFTWGVDAVVITAATSAHGELIGRAARSGLPVFCEKPVAVDLPGTLAALTEVDAAGTVLQMGFQRRFDSGYVTAREAVRAGRLGRLHTVRALTADQTPPPAAYLPVSGGIYRDTLIHDFDIVRWVTGREVATVYATGSDVGHPMFREAHDLDTAAALLTLEDGTLVTATAARVNGAGYDVRLELAGELDTVVVGLDDRTPVASTEPSGPPPADKPWTGFLERFAAAYEAEIAAFVEVVRGERANPCDGREALQALRVAEACEVSRREHRPVNLGEIAGGRE
- a CDS encoding DEAD/DEAH box helicase, with the translated sequence MRDMAVPEVDTTLPARTATAARTSVPVRLAAVFLPAPLPRHGRFAFWDPAGGGPPPDPTEDLTVVRPHGSGARRSTVPAVRLTVGEALPLLTRARRDPAAHPATACWGAAALHALRLIARGRLLPGLTTEGYDAWRAGPLDPDDIAHLRAVAAALPYEGHAVPLPGKGPLRLPEPESLMRSFLDAVADTLPRGPAAPYVSGKPFAAHTGQRLPHARDWAAEVAAGMDAGVRISLRLDLSAYDLFDDSEGAPRAGAAVVQVHSLADPTLVADAAALWAGDADTTFGPRARVDAALAVRRAARVWPPLERLSEQDVPDVLALSEDELSDLLGVAATRLGAAGVAVHWPRDLAHDLAARAEVRPAPGSATDGTGFFESEELLRFRWQLALGGDPLTEAEMDTLAEAHRPIVRLRDQWVLVDPALVRKARKRELGLLDPVDALSVALTGTAEVDGETVEAVPVGTLATLRDRLTAGIGTVDPPPGLHATLRDYQLRGLAWLDLMTSLGLGGCLADDMGLGKTITVIALHLRRARPAPTLVVCPASLLGNWQREITRFAPGVPVRRFHGPDRTLDGLHDTEGGGFVLTTYGTMRSTAAHLAEQDWGMVVADEAQHVKNPFSATAKALRTIPTPARVALTGTPVENNLSELWALLDWTTPGLLGPLKSFRARHARAVENGENPGHDEAVARLARLVRPFLLRRKKSDPGIVPELPPKTETDHPVPLTREQAALYEAVVRESLLAIETAEGIARRGLVLKLLGALKQICDHPALYLKEEPGTATGDRFAARSGKLALLDELVDTLLSEDGSALVFTQYVGMARLITAHLAARAVPVELLHGGTPVKDREHMVDRFQSGATPVLVLSLKAAGTGLNLTRAGHVVHFDRWWNPAVEEQATDRAYRIGQTQPVQVHRLITEGTIEDRIAEMLESKRALSDAVLGSGETALTELTDRELTDLVSLRRPG
- a CDS encoding GntR family transcriptional regulator, whose protein sequence is MSLQLSVDRSSPVPLYFQLSQQLEAAIEHGELTPGSLLGNEIELAARLGLSRPTVRQAIQSLVDKGLLVRRRGVGTQVVHSQVKRPLELSSLYDDLEAAGQRPATRVLANTTVAASAEVAAALAVAEGGEVHRIERLRLAHGEPMAYLCNYLPADLLDLDSPQLEATGLYRLMRTAGITLHSARQTIGARSATPEEADRLGEPEHAPLLTMQRTTFDDTGRAVEYGTHIYRASRYSFDFQLLVRA
- a CDS encoding SWIM zinc finger family protein, with protein sequence MTAGAEGARERAEKAERTGDETAAVEPQPGTRSTDGPGNADGPDPAAGTRPADIARRALRAARDRDRYGAEAVDHQGPDPAPEAEEPRPDGASGDRPAPSTASRTAPRAPARPGDRAREALRRATDRSPAEPAVPGESGHDAGSDPAVRADEGGRPAARPGDIAREALRAARDAAVRARGEAEDTHTDAETTRAETADREGRTSRRTTTGRDRSTGRHSAAGARARELRELLADAFKLPPDEPEREPQPDRAPDHDLAPTPDPAPDETGTTPRVPRTMAAPSRDGELRRTFRPFPPRPSTGEPFAGSWWGNAWVTALEEGALDSARLARGRVYADKGHVDAITVTPGLVLAYVHGSRPRPYRVQLSLRTLDDDAWDRFLDAAADHPGHIAALLDKELPHALSDPAGEPGVRLLPGPGELEPRCSCPDFGHPCKHAAALCYQTARLLDEDPFVLLLLRGRGERELIDALSRRNAARAARAAQTREPAPLPGVLARDALAPRTLPPLPAPSPPPPHPQQPPVYPGAPGGPDPFALDQLATDAAARAHALLTTGRDAVAELTLWQDAVRLAAARPGSGLTATTRALYSSLAAATGRTPADLARAVAAWRQGGLEGLAVLEEPWDPPAGRFDRARPLLLAADLPAFRPRRNHLTHPHGHLQLRLGRDGLWYAYESEPGHDDWWPRGTPDLDPVGALTGLGTADD